The proteins below come from a single Candidatus Planktophila dulcis genomic window:
- a CDS encoding hemolysin family protein, whose product MESHPPGSIFPAVALVVGLIFLGALFVAAEIALISLRESQIKQIATRGKRGAKVAEVAANPNRLLAALQVGVTVTGFLSAALGAEKLGVYVIPWLEELGVASRTANTTSLVGVTLIIAYFSLVFGELVPKRIALYRAEEIALASAGIVQILTHLFRPIIWILSHSTSLVVRLFGIDPKEQRAQISEEELLDLVAGHAALTDEERDIVEEVFNASERQVHEVMVPRTEVDFMDASLTVSKAIALAIEKAHSRYPVVRGSSDEVIGFIHVRDLLDTSLANSNAKIQELARNIMYLPGTNGILPALTEMRNQRQHLAIVLDEYGGTDGIVTLEDLVETLIGDIRDEYDGDEKDVSLESRTGDFEIDGLISLEDLLEQTGIELPEGPYETASGFVMHFLGRIPVISDIVGVNGVRITVLSMEGKRAGRLLISRNY is encoded by the coding sequence ATGGAAAGCCACCCCCCGGGATCTATCTTCCCTGCAGTAGCCCTTGTCGTCGGCCTCATCTTTCTGGGAGCACTCTTTGTCGCAGCTGAGATTGCCCTAATCTCCCTGCGCGAAAGCCAGATCAAGCAGATCGCTACACGGGGAAAGCGCGGGGCAAAGGTTGCCGAAGTTGCAGCAAATCCCAACAGACTCTTAGCAGCCCTTCAAGTCGGTGTAACAGTCACGGGATTTCTCTCGGCAGCCCTAGGCGCCGAAAAACTTGGCGTCTATGTGATCCCTTGGCTTGAAGAACTAGGAGTTGCTTCTAGGACCGCCAATACAACATCACTCGTTGGTGTCACTCTTATCATCGCTTACTTCTCACTTGTATTCGGCGAGCTTGTTCCTAAGAGAATTGCTCTCTATCGCGCGGAGGAGATTGCACTTGCATCCGCTGGAATCGTGCAGATCCTTACCCATCTTTTCCGCCCCATCATCTGGATTCTTTCGCACTCAACAAGTCTTGTCGTTCGCCTCTTTGGGATTGACCCTAAAGAGCAACGTGCTCAGATTTCAGAAGAGGAGCTCCTAGATCTCGTTGCAGGTCATGCTGCCCTTACCGATGAAGAACGTGACATCGTTGAAGAAGTATTTAACGCATCAGAGCGCCAGGTTCATGAAGTGATGGTTCCGCGTACTGAAGTTGATTTTATGGATGCATCGCTGACGGTGAGTAAGGCAATTGCGCTCGCTATCGAAAAGGCACATTCACGCTATCCGGTTGTTCGTGGCTCATCTGATGAAGTCATTGGATTTATCCATGTGCGCGACTTGCTCGATACTTCGCTTGCAAATTCCAATGCAAAGATTCAAGAACTTGCACGCAATATTATGTATTTACCTGGAACTAATGGAATTTTGCCTGCGCTGACTGAGATGCGTAATCAGCGCCAGCATTTAGCAATCGTTCTTGACGAATATGGTGGAACAGATGGCATCGTTACCCTCGAAGATCTTGTCGAAACCCTTATCGGTGATATTCGCGATGAATATGATGGAGATGAGAAAGATGTCTCTCTTGAATCTCGCACAGGTGACTTCGAAATTGATGGCCTGATCTCCCTGGAAGACCTTCTAGAGCAGACGGGAATCGAACTCCCAGAAGGGCCTTATGAAACCGCAAGCGGTTTTGTGATGCATTTCCTCGGTCGAATACCGGTTATTAGCGACATTGTTGGAGTTAATGGAGTCCGAATCACAGTGCTTTCTATGGAAGGAAAGCGCGCTGGCCGACTATTGATCTCGCGTAACTACTAA
- the purN gene encoding phosphoribosylglycinamide formyltransferase encodes MKRIVILASGSGTLAQAIFDAQLDADIVAVISDQKDAAVIERAHTAHIETFTIPMLPDRTEWDRELETLIAALKPDLVVSAGFMRILSERITSKFKIINSHPALLPLFPGAHAVRDALAAGATQTGTTIHWVDAGVDTGQVIAQERVEILAGDTQESLHERIKIVERGLIVATIAELLPTLEKTNG; translated from the coding sequence ATGAAACGGATTGTCATCCTCGCATCAGGAAGTGGAACCCTTGCTCAAGCAATCTTTGACGCACAGCTTGATGCAGATATCGTTGCGGTGATCTCAGATCAGAAAGATGCAGCTGTTATAGAACGCGCACACACAGCACATATTGAAACTTTTACGATTCCCATGTTGCCAGATCGCACAGAGTGGGATCGCGAGCTTGAAACTCTTATTGCAGCTCTCAAACCAGACCTCGTTGTGAGTGCAGGGTTTATGCGCATTCTCTCCGAGCGCATCACCAGCAAATTTAAGATCATCAATAGCCATCCTGCTCTCTTGCCACTATTTCCAGGAGCCCATGCTGTTCGCGATGCTCTGGCTGCTGGGGCCACGCAGACTGGAACAACGATTCATTGGGTCGATGCAGGCGTTGATACAGGCCAGGTGATTGCTCAGGAGCGCGTGGAGATCCTTGCTGGCGATACGCAGGAGTCACTGCACGAGCGCATTAAGATTGTGGAACGGGGTCTCATAGTTGCGACCATTGCAGAACTCTTACCAACTCTGGAGAAGACCAATGGCTAA
- the purH gene encoding bifunctional phosphoribosylaminoimidazolecarboxamide formyltransferase/IMP cyclohydrolase: MANRKPIRRALVSVYDKERLLELGKCLSDAGVEILSTGSTAKTLAGAGIAVTEVSNYTGFPEIMGGRVKTLHPKIHSGILADQNNPEHLKAIADLDIAPFDLVVINLYPFASTIASGADFAECIEQIDIGGPSMLRGAAKNHGSVAVVCNESQYDHVITSIKAGGFTDEERKRLALDVFRTTAEYDLTIASWLGSTMSHEVEDLDWLGLIWKRENSLRYGENPHQKAAIYRGGPAGIVNAVQSHGKEMSFNNYTDADAAWRAALDHSEPCVAIIKHANPCGVAVGSDIADAYAKAHACDPVSAFGGVVAANRKVTVAMAQPLSQIFTEVIIAPEYEPAAREILMKKPSIRILTCPTTQISPLELRPVSGGVLVQQTDLISAEGDDAKNWNQVTGSPVSADVMKDLVFAWRSVRAVKSNAILLAKEGAAVGIGMGQVNRVDSAKLAVDRAGDRVAGSVAASDAFFPFADGLEILTTAGVTAIVQPGGSVRDEEVIAAATKAGVAMFFTGTRHFSHA, from the coding sequence ATGGCTAATCGCAAACCAATACGACGCGCACTTGTCAGCGTCTATGACAAAGAGCGACTTCTTGAACTCGGTAAGTGTCTATCAGATGCTGGTGTTGAAATTCTCTCAACAGGATCTACAGCAAAGACTCTAGCTGGTGCTGGCATTGCCGTTACTGAAGTCAGTAACTACACAGGTTTCCCAGAAATCATGGGCGGTCGTGTGAAGACGTTGCATCCAAAGATCCACTCAGGAATCTTGGCTGATCAGAATAATCCAGAACATCTCAAAGCGATTGCAGATCTAGATATCGCTCCCTTTGATTTGGTTGTCATCAATCTTTACCCCTTCGCATCAACGATTGCATCAGGTGCTGATTTTGCTGAGTGCATAGAGCAGATTGATATCGGTGGCCCTTCCATGCTGCGGGGAGCTGCAAAGAACCACGGTTCTGTAGCTGTTGTTTGTAATGAATCTCAATACGACCATGTCATTACATCCATTAAAGCTGGTGGATTTACTGATGAAGAACGTAAACGTTTGGCACTTGATGTCTTTCGCACAACAGCTGAATATGACCTGACTATCGCAAGCTGGCTTGGATCAACGATGAGCCATGAGGTGGAAGATCTCGATTGGCTGGGACTTATTTGGAAGCGCGAGAATTCATTGCGCTATGGCGAGAACCCGCATCAGAAGGCTGCGATATATCGAGGCGGCCCTGCCGGAATTGTGAACGCAGTTCAATCACATGGCAAAGAGATGTCATTTAATAATTACACCGATGCAGATGCTGCATGGCGAGCAGCCCTTGATCACTCCGAACCCTGTGTTGCCATCATCAAGCATGCAAACCCTTGTGGAGTTGCAGTGGGTTCAGATATTGCAGATGCCTATGCAAAGGCACATGCATGTGATCCAGTGTCGGCCTTCGGTGGCGTAGTTGCGGCGAATAGAAAAGTTACCGTTGCAATGGCGCAGCCACTTTCACAGATTTTTACTGAAGTAATTATTGCCCCGGAGTATGAACCAGCAGCCCGTGAAATATTAATGAAGAAGCCATCTATTCGAATTCTCACATGCCCTACAACACAGATATCTCCACTTGAACTTCGCCCAGTATCTGGGGGAGTGCTTGTGCAGCAGACAGATTTGATTAGCGCTGAAGGCGATGATGCAAAGAATTGGAATCAGGTAACAGGCTCACCTGTTTCAGCAGATGTAATGAAGGATCTTGTATTTGCCTGGCGCTCAGTGCGCGCTGTGAAGAGCAATGCAATCTTGCTTGCTAAAGAAGGTGCAGCAGTAGGAATTGGTATGGGTCAGGTCAATCGCGTTGATTCTGCAAAGCTTGCAGTAGATCGCGCAGGAGATCGCGTCGCAGGAAGTGTGGCAGCATCGGATGCATTCTTCCCATTTGCTGATGGTCTAGAAATCCTCACCACAGCAGGGGTTACGGCAATTGTTCAGCCAGGGGGAAGTGTGCGCGATGAAGAAGTAATCGCTGCAGCCACCAAGGCAGGCGTGGCAATGTTCTTTACCGGCACTCGACATTTCTCACACGCATAG
- a CDS encoding ABC transporter ATP-binding protein, giving the protein MASVVFENASRIYPGTTAPAVDKLNLTVADGEFLVLVGPSGCGKSTSLRMLAGLEEIDGGRVLIGDRDVTNVAPKDRDIAMVFQSYALYPHMTVAENMGFALKIAGVDKAEREKRVREAAKLLDLEPYLERKPKALSGGQRQRVAMGRAIVREPQVFLMDEPLSNLDAKLRVATRTQIAALQRRLGITTVYVTHDQVEAMTMGDRVAVLKDGLLQQVDTPRNLYDKPANAFVAGFIGSPAMNLLTAPVSGGKAQLGDLNIDVPASAGSSVTVGIRPEGWIPADKGFHVLVEVVEELGSDAFVYGKPADSNVKFANATEEGVQVIVRWDPKNPPKAGQTVTVANVAGALHLFDSTTGLRIN; this is encoded by the coding sequence ATGGCATCAGTTGTATTCGAAAACGCATCACGTATCTACCCAGGCACAACAGCTCCTGCAGTAGACAAGCTCAACCTCACCGTCGCAGATGGAGAGTTCCTTGTTCTTGTTGGACCATCAGGTTGCGGTAAGTCAACATCACTTCGTATGTTGGCAGGACTTGAAGAGATCGACGGTGGTCGAGTTCTTATTGGAGATCGTGACGTCACAAACGTTGCACCAAAAGATCGCGATATCGCGATGGTCTTCCAGTCATATGCGCTCTACCCACACATGACCGTTGCAGAGAACATGGGCTTCGCACTCAAGATCGCAGGCGTCGATAAGGCAGAGCGTGAGAAGCGAGTTCGTGAAGCAGCTAAGTTGCTCGACCTTGAGCCATACCTAGAGCGCAAGCCAAAAGCGCTTTCAGGTGGACAGCGTCAGCGCGTTGCAATGGGTCGCGCGATTGTTCGCGAACCACAAGTGTTCTTAATGGATGAACCACTTTCAAACCTTGATGCGAAGTTGCGCGTTGCAACTCGTACACAGATCGCCGCTCTTCAGCGTCGCCTTGGAATTACAACTGTTTACGTAACACACGACCAGGTTGAAGCTATGACCATGGGTGATCGCGTTGCAGTTCTTAAGGATGGCTTGCTCCAGCAAGTCGATACTCCTCGTAATCTCTACGATAAGCCAGCAAATGCATTCGTTGCAGGCTTTATCGGCTCTCCTGCAATGAACCTTCTTACCGCACCTGTATCAGGCGGAAAGGCTCAACTCGGAGATCTCAATATTGATGTTCCAGCATCTGCTGGCTCATCTGTCACAGTAGGTATTCGTCCAGAAGGTTGGATCCCTGCAGATAAGGGCTTCCACGTTCTCGTAGAAGTTGTTGAAGAACTTGGTTCTGATGCATTCGTCTATGGAAAGCCTGCAGATAGCAATGTGAAGTTTGCAAATGCAACTGAAGAAGGCGTTCAAGTAATTGTTCGCTGGGATCCAAAGAATCCACCTAAGGCTGGTCAGACAGTCACAGTGGCAAACGTTGCAGGTGCTCTACACCTCTTTGATTCAACAACAGGTCTACGCATTAACTAA
- a CDS encoding Type 1 glutamine amidotransferase-like domain-containing protein, with the protein MDQNPGAIALVGSGEYSVQMQELETQLLHRAISKGKRNTFIQIPTASSHEGDASREKWKRLGQEQSDRIGSECIYLPIHERDDAFNAEFVDAIKDAGLIYFSGGDPHRVAEIYRDSPVWQKIVEEWRTGTSLAGCSAGAMAFGGSIMGLRRSQHSEGLALLPDIEVIPHYDKMLGWLPDRVAAFITQSITRGTLLGIDENTALVLTDAWRRYGRGKVHVLRGSLEFEE; encoded by the coding sequence ATGGATCAGAACCCAGGTGCGATTGCGCTCGTAGGTTCTGGTGAATATTCAGTACAGATGCAGGAGCTGGAAACACAGCTTCTGCATCGTGCTATTTCTAAGGGTAAGAGAAATACCTTTATACAGATCCCAACTGCCTCCTCGCATGAAGGCGATGCAAGCCGTGAGAAGTGGAAGCGTCTGGGTCAAGAACAATCTGATCGTATTGGTAGTGAATGTATTTACCTGCCGATTCACGAACGTGATGATGCGTTCAACGCAGAATTTGTAGATGCGATAAAAGATGCAGGGTTGATCTACTTCTCTGGGGGAGACCCTCATCGCGTTGCCGAGATTTATCGAGATTCACCTGTGTGGCAGAAGATTGTTGAAGAGTGGCGAACCGGCACTTCCCTTGCTGGATGTTCTGCAGGGGCTATGGCCTTTGGTGGAAGCATTATGGGTTTGCGCCGCTCTCAACATAGCGAAGGCCTTGCACTGCTTCCTGATATTGAAGTGATTCCGCACTACGACAAGATGCTTGGCTGGTTACCTGACCGCGTTGCAGCATTTATTACACAGAGCATTACCAGAGGAACTCTGCTTGGAATTGATGAGAACACCGCCCTTGTGCTTACTGATGCGTGGCGTAGATATGGTCGCGGCAAAGTTCACGTCTTACGTGGTTCGCTCGAATTTGAGGAATAA
- a CDS encoding NADP-dependent isocitrate dehydrogenase gives MSKIKVEGTVVELDGDEMTRIMWQFIKDKLILPYLDVNLEYYDLGMEHRDATDDQVTIDSAKAIQKHGVGIKCATITPDEARVEEFGLKKMWKSPNGTIRNILGGVIFREPIIISNVPRLVPHWTKPIVIGRHAFGDQYRATDFRVPGAGKLTLSFVPEDGSAPQEFEVFKFESSGVAMAMYNVDDSIRDFARASLNYGLLRKFPVYLSTKNTILKAYDGRFKDIFEEIYQAEFKAEFEAAGIWYEHRLIDDMVAMSLRMEGGYVWACKNYDGDVQSDTVAQGYGSLGLMTSVLMTPDGKVCESEAAHGTVTRHYRDHQAGKATSTNPIASIFAWTQGLAHRAKLDNNAELAKFSKTLEQVCIQTVEQGKMTKDLALLISKTAPYQTTEEFLNSIDENLKKAMA, from the coding sequence ATGTCAAAGATCAAGGTAGAAGGCACAGTTGTAGAGCTCGATGGCGATGAGATGACCCGCATTATGTGGCAGTTCATCAAGGATAAGTTGATCCTGCCTTATCTCGACGTCAACCTTGAGTACTACGACCTTGGCATGGAACACCGCGATGCAACCGATGATCAGGTCACTATCGACTCTGCAAAAGCAATTCAGAAGCATGGCGTTGGTATTAAGTGCGCAACTATTACTCCTGATGAAGCACGCGTTGAAGAGTTTGGCCTGAAGAAGATGTGGAAGTCTCCCAACGGAACTATCCGCAACATCCTTGGTGGCGTGATCTTCCGCGAACCAATCATCATCAGCAACGTTCCACGTCTTGTTCCACATTGGACTAAGCCGATTGTTATCGGTCGCCACGCATTTGGTGATCAATACCGCGCAACAGATTTTAGGGTTCCAGGAGCTGGAAAGCTCACACTCTCTTTCGTTCCTGAAGATGGATCTGCACCTCAAGAGTTTGAAGTCTTTAAATTTGAATCATCAGGTGTGGCAATGGCGATGTATAACGTCGATGATTCCATCCGCGACTTTGCTCGCGCATCCCTTAACTACGGACTGCTTCGTAAGTTCCCCGTCTATCTTTCAACAAAGAACACCATCCTTAAGGCATATGACGGACGCTTTAAAGATATCTTTGAAGAGATTTATCAAGCAGAGTTCAAGGCTGAATTTGAAGCTGCAGGAATTTGGTATGAGCACCGCCTTATCGATGACATGGTTGCAATGTCACTTCGTATGGAAGGTGGCTATGTCTGGGCTTGTAAGAACTACGACGGAGATGTTCAGTCAGATACCGTCGCACAGGGTTACGGCTCACTTGGTTTGATGACATCTGTATTGATGACACCAGATGGAAAGGTCTGCGAATCAGAGGCAGCTCACGGAACTGTGACACGTCACTACCGCGATCACCAGGCTGGCAAGGCAACATCTACCAACCCGATTGCATCCATCTTTGCTTGGACTCAAGGTCTTGCTCACCGCGCAAAGCTTGATAACAACGCTGAACTTGCGAAGTTTTCAAAGACTCTTGAGCAGGTCTGTATTCAGACTGTAGAACAGGGAAAGATGACAAAGGATCTCGCGCTTCTGATCTCAAAGACTGCGCCATATCAAACGACGGAAGAGTTCCTTAACTCAATCGATGAAAATCTTAAGAAGGCGATGGCTTAA
- the trpS gene encoding tryptophan--tRNA ligase, translated as MKRVLSGIQPTSDSFHLGNYLGAVKQWVELQDGHDAFYCIVDLHALTIETDPALLRKRTLASAAQLLALGISPEKSTLFVQSQVPQHNQLGWIMECLTGFGEASRMTQFKDKSSKAGADSARVGLFTYPMLQAADILLYQAHFVPVGEDQRQHIELTRDLAGRFNARYGQTFQLPEAYILKTAAKINDIQEPTAKMSKSAGSAAGVIEIMDTPEANLKKIKSAMTDAGREVKYDVAQKPGISNLLTIHSALSGRTIAELENEFDGKGYGDFKAAVADVVVEYLRPIRARAMELLEDEKHLLQILHQGSEKARAVAQETIATTYKNLGVVL; from the coding sequence ATGAAGCGCGTTCTCTCTGGCATTCAGCCAACCAGTGATTCTTTCCACCTGGGAAATTATCTAGGTGCTGTAAAGCAATGGGTGGAACTCCAGGACGGTCACGATGCTTTCTATTGCATCGTGGACCTGCATGCGCTCACTATCGAAACCGATCCTGCTCTACTTCGTAAGCGCACTCTGGCATCTGCAGCACAATTGCTTGCACTCGGCATCTCACCCGAGAAGTCCACGCTCTTTGTGCAGTCACAAGTTCCGCAGCACAATCAATTGGGTTGGATCATGGAGTGCCTGACTGGTTTCGGTGAAGCAAGTCGCATGACGCAATTTAAAGATAAGTCTTCTAAGGCAGGAGCTGATTCTGCAAGGGTTGGGCTCTTTACCTATCCGATGTTGCAGGCTGCAGACATCCTGCTCTATCAAGCGCACTTCGTTCCTGTGGGCGAGGATCAACGACAACACATTGAACTCACTCGCGATTTAGCTGGACGATTTAATGCGCGCTATGGACAGACCTTCCAATTACCTGAGGCATATATTTTAAAGACAGCTGCAAAGATCAACGATATTCAAGAACCAACTGCAAAGATGAGTAAATCTGCAGGATCGGCTGCAGGCGTTATTGAAATCATGGATACACCAGAGGCAAACTTGAAGAAGATTAAGAGTGCGATGACTGATGCGGGGCGCGAAGTGAAGTATGACGTGGCGCAAAAGCCTGGCATCAGTAACCTTCTTACGATCCATTCAGCGCTCTCAGGGCGCACAATTGCAGAGCTCGAAAATGAATTTGATGGCAAGGGCTATGGAGACTTTAAGGCAGCAGTTGCAGATGTGGTTGTTGAATACCTACGCCCTATTCGCGCACGGGCAATGGAGTTGCTTGAAGATGAAAAGCACCTCTTACAGATTTTGCATCAAGGATCTGAGAAAGCTCGGGCGGTTGCGCAAGAGACGATTGCAACCACCTATAAGAATTTAGGCGTGGTTCTTTAA
- a CDS encoding BMP family lipoprotein: MKIRSILLAVVLGASLVSAPAHAAPELSVGVAYDIGGRGDKSFNDASAAGLEKAQKQFDFNLEAVVTDGTSADREKRIRSLITKKCNPIIAIGAGYAATLQALAVEFPNTQFAIINDASVAALNVTSVVFADTQGAYLAGFSAAQVSKSGKVAMIANPDQADLYKDGFSAGVFASKKKVIPIVKYVSGSYSLATTQVLDAGADVVFAATHGSNSEIFKVIVSRNAKKKGSNIGLINIEPDQYITVTSATKKFLFASVVKRVDKAIYDVIALSVAKKAYLDILDGDAGIYGRRYGITGGGIEFTIRSKELAAMSDSINLAAATAEKILA, translated from the coding sequence ATGAAGATTCGCTCCATCCTCCTTGCAGTGGTGCTTGGGGCATCACTTGTCTCAGCTCCTGCTCATGCTGCGCCTGAACTCAGCGTGGGAGTCGCCTATGACATTGGTGGCCGTGGAGATAAATCCTTCAATGATGCCTCCGCTGCAGGACTTGAGAAGGCTCAAAAGCAATTCGATTTCAACCTTGAAGCAGTAGTAACCGATGGAACAAGTGCCGATCGCGAAAAACGTATTCGCTCATTAATTACAAAGAAGTGCAATCCCATCATCGCAATTGGCGCTGGATATGCAGCAACCTTGCAGGCACTCGCTGTTGAATTTCCTAACACTCAATTCGCAATCATTAATGATGCAAGCGTTGCAGCTCTTAATGTGACCTCTGTGGTCTTTGCAGATACTCAAGGCGCGTACCTTGCAGGCTTTAGCGCAGCTCAAGTAAGCAAGAGCGGCAAAGTTGCCATGATTGCCAATCCTGATCAAGCAGATCTCTATAAGGATGGATTTTCGGCTGGAGTATTTGCCAGCAAGAAAAAAGTGATTCCCATTGTTAAATATGTCTCTGGCTCGTATTCACTTGCAACTACTCAGGTCCTAGATGCGGGTGCCGATGTTGTCTTTGCAGCAACTCATGGGTCGAACTCAGAGATTTTCAAAGTCATCGTCTCTCGCAATGCGAAGAAGAAGGGCTCAAATATTGGCCTTATCAATATTGAACCTGATCAGTACATCACAGTGACAAGTGCAACAAAGAAGTTCCTTTTTGCATCTGTTGTTAAGCGTGTTGATAAAGCGATCTACGATGTCATCGCACTCTCTGTTGCCAAGAAGGCATACCTGGATATTCTTGATGGCGATGCCGGTATCTACGGGCGCCGCTATGGCATTACAGGCGGGGGAATCGAATTCACGATTCGCTCCAAGGAGCTTGCAGCCATGAGCGATTCCATCAATCTGGCTGCTGCAACCGCGGAGAAAATCCTCGCATAG
- the mdh gene encoding malate dehydrogenase yields MSKKVTVVGAGFYGSTTALRLAEYNIFDEVVLTDILEGKPEGLALDMNQSRSIEGFETKITGATTTAEGAGYEKTANSDVVVITAGLPRKPGMSRMDLIGVNAGIVRGVAENIAKHSPNAVIIVVSNPLDEMTALAQIATNFPKNRVMGQAGMLDTARFTNFVAEKLGVEVGSVKTLTLGSHGDTMVPVPSRCTVGGVPLSDKLSQAEIDELVDRTRNGGAEVVALLKTGSAYYAPSAAAARMAKAVIEDSGAVMPVCAWVDGEYGISGVYLGVEAEIGKSGIRKVVESKLTDAEVASLKEAAEAVRAKQADVLTL; encoded by the coding sequence ATGTCAAAGAAAGTCACCGTTGTAGGTGCAGGTTTCTATGGTTCAACAACAGCTCTTCGTCTTGCCGAATACAACATCTTCGATGAAGTTGTATTAACAGATATTCTCGAGGGAAAGCCTGAAGGCTTGGCGCTCGATATGAACCAATCACGTTCCATCGAAGGATTCGAAACCAAGATCACTGGAGCAACCACAACTGCTGAAGGCGCTGGATATGAAAAGACAGCTAACTCAGATGTAGTTGTCATTACAGCAGGCCTTCCACGTAAGCCTGGTATGAGCCGTATGGATTTGATTGGCGTTAATGCTGGCATCGTCCGTGGCGTTGCAGAAAATATCGCTAAGCACTCACCGAATGCGGTCATTATCGTGGTCTCAAACCCACTTGATGAGATGACAGCACTTGCTCAGATTGCTACTAACTTTCCTAAGAACCGCGTGATGGGTCAAGCAGGAATGCTTGATACTGCGCGCTTTACCAACTTTGTTGCTGAAAAGCTCGGCGTTGAAGTGGGGTCGGTCAAGACTCTGACCCTTGGATCACACGGTGACACCATGGTGCCAGTTCCAAGTCGCTGCACCGTTGGTGGCGTTCCACTGTCGGATAAGTTGTCACAAGCTGAGATTGATGAACTTGTTGATCGCACACGCAATGGTGGCGCAGAAGTTGTTGCACTCCTTAAGACAGGTTCTGCTTATTACGCACCATCTGCAGCCGCTGCCCGTATGGCAAAGGCTGTTATCGAAGATTCAGGTGCTGTGATGCCAGTGTGTGCATGGGTTGATGGCGAATACGGAATCTCAGGTGTTTATCTCGGCGTTGAAGCAGAGATTGGCAAGAGTGGTATTCGCAAGGTTGTTGAAAGCAAGCTCACCGATGCAGAAGTTGCATCCCTGAAGGAAGCTGCTGAAGCAGTCCGCGCTAAGCAAGCAGATGTTTTAACTCTTTAA
- a CDS encoding bifunctional methylenetetrahydrofolate dehydrogenase/methenyltetrahydrofolate cyclohydrolase has translation MSAEVLDGKALAASIKKVLAARTVALKAKGITPGLGTVLVGDDPGSHSYVSGKHRDCQEVGINSIRIDLPASATQADVLAAIKDLNSASECTGYIVQLPLPNGIDTQVILEAIDPDKDADGLHPMNLGRLVAGYDAPLPCTPRGIVELINHYKISLAGAEVVVIGRGLTVGRPLGLLLSRKQENATVTLTHTGTKDLAAHTKRADIVVAAIGKAHFLKAEMIKPGATVLDVGISRTDAGLLGDVDPGVMNVAAFVAPMPGGVGPMTRAMLLTNVVDACER, from the coding sequence ATGAGCGCAGAAGTACTTGATGGCAAGGCACTTGCCGCATCCATCAAGAAAGTCCTTGCTGCTCGCACCGTCGCTCTTAAAGCTAAGGGAATTACTCCGGGGCTAGGAACTGTCCTTGTTGGTGATGACCCAGGTTCACACTCCTATGTGAGTGGCAAGCACCGCGACTGCCAAGAAGTTGGCATTAACTCCATCCGTATTGATCTCCCCGCATCTGCTACGCAAGCAGATGTTCTTGCTGCGATTAAAGATCTTAACTCAGCAAGTGAGTGCACGGGATATATCGTGCAGCTTCCACTTCCGAACGGGATTGATACTCAAGTAATTCTTGAAGCGATTGATCCTGATAAAGATGCTGATGGATTACACCCAATGAATTTAGGTCGACTCGTTGCAGGTTATGACGCACCACTTCCATGCACACCTCGCGGAATCGTGGAACTGATTAACCATTACAAGATTTCACTTGCGGGAGCAGAAGTTGTTGTCATTGGTCGCGGGCTCACTGTTGGACGCCCACTCGGACTTCTTCTTTCTCGTAAGCAAGAGAATGCAACAGTGACTCTTACTCATACTGGAACAAAAGATTTAGCAGCTCATACAAAGCGCGCAGATATTGTCGTCGCTGCAATTGGCAAGGCGCATTTCCTTAAGGCCGAGATGATTAAGCCAGGGGCTACAGTCCTCGATGTTGGAATATCTCGCACAGATGCAGGATTGCTTGGCGATGTTGATCCTGGCGTGATGAATGTGGCTGCATTTGTTGCACCGATGCCTGGAGGCGTTGGACCAATGACGCGTGCAATGCTGTTGACGAATGTGGTTGATGCATGCGAGCGATAA